In Triticum urartu cultivar G1812 chromosome 6, Tu2.1, whole genome shotgun sequence, the following proteins share a genomic window:
- the LOC125516238 gene encoding uncharacterized protein LOC125516238, with product MSHQAGGDEMALRRRHPRTAAPLDNEDLLGEILLRVPPMPSSLLRAALVSKLWEGVAAAPAFRRRFVAHHRRPPVLGFFEKGDGELVFTPILDRPDRIPRARFSLRPGGDGDDFPFNSWVLLGCRHGWVLMVIRFWPMFLVFHPVSGDCRSVDIPSDFLQCVHDFSGGVLCAVGDDQGHVHGDCHPCPFKVVLVGTREKQDLTVAWVYSSETGMWGDQVSTTQPCAGLVYNLPGMVNRLPCTLVGNVLYWLLHGSDNGILEFDLDSQRLAVTERPSSAGINRGNSRIIRLEDGSVGLAVFLYPSFNMWKRKVSSQGVASWVRHKIIDIHKIIGLPRRIKTGKGAIVGYSEDANAVFISVSGYLQYYAFIVQLEAMQSRKLNQIFFEKSYHLFADFYTAGTVPAIEPTQQQSTVPAIEPPQLQGT from the coding sequence ATGAGCCACCAGGCCGGCGGCGACGAGATGgctctccgccgccgccacccgcggaCGGCCGCGCCGCTGGACAACGAGGACCTCCTCGGGGAGATCCTCCTCCGCGTCCCCCCGATGCCCTCCTCGCTCCTCCGCGCCGCCCTCGTCTCCAAGCTATGGGAAggcgtcgccgccgcccccgccttCCGCCGCCGCTTCGTCGCCCACCACCGGAGGCCCCCCGTCCTCGGCTTCTTCGAGAAGGGCGACGGGGAGCTGGTCTTCACGCCCATCCTCGACCGCCCCGACCGCATCCCTCGCGCGCGCTTCTCCCTGCGGcccggcggcgacggcgacgattTCCCGTTCAATTCGTGGGTTCTGCTCGGGTGCCGCCACGGCTGGGTCCTTATGGTCATCCGGTTTTGGCCTATGTTCCTCGTGTTTCATCCTGTCTCCGGTGACTGCCGCAGCGTCGACATTCCGTCAGATTTCTTACAGTGTGTGCACGACTTCAGCGGAGGCGTGCTCTGCGCTGTAGGCGACGACCAGGGCCACGTGCACGGAGACTGCCACCCATGCCCCTTCAAGGTTGTCTTGGTAGGCACCAGAGAGAAACAAGATCTAACCGTCGCCTGGGTTTACTCCTCAGAGACCGGCATGTGGGGAGATCAAGTTTCAACGACGCAACCATGTGCCGGTTTGGTCTACAATCTCCCCGGTATGGTTAACCGTCTCCCCTGCACGCTTGTGGGCAATGTCCTCTACTGGTTGTTGCATGGGTCGGACAATGGCATACTCGAGTTTGATTTGGATAGCCAGAGACTAGCTGTGACAGAGAGGCCTTCAAGTGCGGGCATCAACCGCGGCAACAGTCGGATCATCAGGTTAGAGGATGGCAGTGTTGGCCTCGCTGTATTTTTGTATCCGAGCTTCAATATGTGGAAACGCAAGGTCAGTAGTCAGGGTGTTGCCTCATGGGTGCGCCACAAGATTATTGACATTCACAAGATCATTGGTCTGCCACGTCGGATTAAGACAGGGAAGGGAGCTATAGTCGGGTACTCCGAGGATGCTAACGCGGTTTTTATATCGGTGTCTGGCTATTTACAATACTATGCCTTCATTGTTCAACTTGAGGCCATGCAGTCCAGGAAACTTAATCAAATATTTTTCGAGAAGTCCTACCATCTGTTCGCAGATTTCTATACTGCAG